One Paracoccus jeotgali DNA window includes the following coding sequences:
- a CDS encoding FAS1-like dehydratase domain-containing protein, with protein sequence MARRWTRSSRNAERTREKPMPNLLRSSVVGIDITEAHTFMSARRLMSYAASLGATEDVYLNDLREGGILGLPSYVISPEWQVMNGAPYRAILGADDAQMWRCIHVQQDSTVFAPLRPGVHLVTRGRICALRQTRIGAYIAVRLKTTIRNTDEAVAESWFCGIFLGDKVDGPDRSIAEPPAAPTPSGDLVSGTAPILEVTRTLPHLYTEAADIWNPIHTERSAARQARLDDTLLHGSCSWGAAGLEIVRRFADCDPTRLKRLGARMSGQALVGASLFLRHNVTDGPTMRRVAFDVVDGTGRTILSNGIAEIGP encoded by the coding sequence ATGGCGCGGCGCTGGACGCGTTCTTCAAGAAACGCTGAACGGACGAGGGAGAAACCGATGCCAAACCTGCTCAGATCTTCTGTCGTCGGCATCGACATCACCGAGGCGCACACGTTCATGAGTGCGCGGCGGTTGATGAGCTATGCTGCGTCGCTTGGCGCGACCGAGGATGTCTACCTGAACGATCTGCGCGAGGGCGGCATCCTGGGCCTGCCGAGCTACGTAATTTCGCCCGAGTGGCAGGTGATGAACGGTGCGCCCTATCGAGCCATCCTTGGCGCGGACGATGCTCAGATGTGGCGCTGCATCCACGTCCAGCAGGACTCGACGGTGTTTGCGCCTCTTCGCCCTGGCGTGCATCTTGTCACGCGCGGCAGGATCTGCGCGCTGCGGCAGACCCGCATTGGCGCCTATATCGCGGTGCGGCTGAAGACCACCATCCGCAACACTGACGAGGCGGTGGCCGAAAGCTGGTTTTGCGGCATCTTCCTTGGCGACAAGGTGGACGGGCCCGATCGTAGCATCGCTGAACCCCCTGCAGCGCCCACTCCGAGCGGCGATCTGGTCTCTGGGACCGCGCCAATTCTTGAGGTCACGCGTACACTGCCGCATCTGTATACCGAAGCCGCCGATATCTGGAACCCGATCCACACCGAACGCAGCGCTGCGCGCCAGGCCAGGCTTGACGATACGCTGCTGCATGGCTCGTGCAGCTGGGGGGCGGCGGGACTTGAAATAGTTCGCCGTTTCGCCGACTGCGATCCGACCCGGCTGAAGCGTCTTGGCGCGCGGATGAGCGGGCAAGCGCTGGTGGGCGCGTCGCTTTTCTTGCGCCACAACGTGACCGATGGGCCGACCATGCGCCGGGTAGCCTTCGACGTGGTCGATGGCACGGGCCGCACCATCCTGTCGAACGGGATCGCGGAAATCGGCCCTTGA
- a CDS encoding TetR/AcrR family transcriptional regulator: MAKRTTTTAARRRTARKAENHEAKRNQILEVAGAMFFRQGYANTSIDEIALELGVRKPFIYYYFKDKLSIFETLCVESSHFTCKAFQDTAKLGLSASDRLTNGLHELILRYLQTFAGGALYYKEPSLLTGEAARIVRENALLLHADMLEVLEEGRRSGEFDFDDTKLTALLIGGAIGFMFHWYRPDSKLSPTKLANYMVENLMKIVTAQAGAAAAQPKVG, translated from the coding sequence ATGGCCAAACGCACAACGACGACCGCCGCGAGACGACGCACCGCGCGCAAGGCAGAAAATCACGAGGCAAAGCGAAACCAGATCCTTGAAGTCGCTGGGGCGATGTTCTTCCGCCAGGGCTATGCAAATACCAGCATCGACGAGATCGCGCTGGAACTTGGCGTCAGAAAGCCCTTCATCTACTATTATTTCAAGGACAAGCTGAGCATCTTTGAAACGCTGTGCGTTGAATCGTCTCACTTCACCTGCAAGGCGTTTCAAGACACCGCTAAGCTGGGGCTGAGTGCGTCGGACCGACTGACGAACGGGCTGCACGAATTAATCCTGCGCTATCTGCAGACGTTCGCCGGCGGTGCTCTTTATTACAAAGAACCGAGCCTCTTGACGGGCGAGGCCGCGCGGATTGTGCGCGAGAATGCCTTGCTGTTGCACGCCGACATGTTGGAGGTGCTTGAGGAAGGGCGCCGTTCAGGCGAATTCGACTTTGACGACACCAAGCTGACCGCCTTGCTGATCGGCGGGGCCATCGGGTTCATGTTCCACTGGTACCGTCCCGACAGTAAACTTTCGCCGACGAAACTTGCCAACTACATGGTGGAAAACCTGATGAAGATCGTCACCGCTCAGGCAGGTGCCGCTGCTGCGCAGCCCAAGGTGGGGTAG